From the Lathyrus oleraceus cultivar Zhongwan6 chromosome 4, CAAS_Psat_ZW6_1.0, whole genome shotgun sequence genome, one window contains:
- the LOC127075215 gene encoding protein NRT1/ PTR FAMILY 4.6 isoform X1: MEFEQHHATRWIGYVDWRNRPALRGKHGGMIAASFVLVVEILENLSFLANASNLVLYLRKYMHFSPSKSANNVTNFMGTAFLLALLGGFLSDAFFTTYRIYLISAVIEFLGLIILTTQASVTSLQPPTCDPTTECEEVNGAKALMLFAGLYLVALGAGGIKGSLAPHGAEQFDENSVSGRKHISTFFNYFVFCLSCGGLIAVTFVVWIEDNIGWKWGFGIATISMFLSIPVFLAGSTRYKNKIPSGSPLTTILKVLAAAAMNKFVSRNSSSAVVNMTSSPLNPNSIRKQEESSSSKEIKEIKETQTPSTTLKFLNSAIENESIKCSVEELEDVKIVLKILPIFCCTIVLNCCLAQLSTFSVEQAATMNTKIGSLKVPPASLPIFPIIFIMILAPIYDHIIIPFARKYTKSEMGITHLQRIGFGLILSIISMAVAALVEVKRKRVATDSNLLDDHTKPIPISFFWIAFQFLFLGSADLFTMAGLLEFFFTEAPVKMRSWATSLTWTSLAIGYYLSSVIISIVNSVTGNSSHKAWLSGSNLNHYHLERFYWVMCVLSGLNFLHYLFWAIRYKYRGTGNSQ, encoded by the exons TTTGG TGGTGGAGATATTGGAGAATCTTTCATTTCTAGCAAATGCAAGCAACTTGGTGTTATATTTAAGGAAATATATGCATTTTTCTCCGTCGAAATCGGCTAATAATGTTACAAATTTCATGGGAACAGCTTTTCTTCTTGCTCTTCTTGGTGGGTTTTTATCTGATGCATTTTTCACAACTTATCGCATCTACTTGATAAGTGCAGTCATTGAGTTCCTG GGACTGATTATACTTACAACACAAGCAAGTGTGACTTCACTTCAGCCACCAACATGTGACCCAACAACAGAATGCGAAGAAGTGAATGGTGCAAAAGCATTAATGCTATTTGCTGGACTATACCTAGTTGCTCTTGGAGCTGGTGGGATTAAGGGATCATTAGCACCACATGGTGCTGAACAATTTGATGAGAACAGTGTATCTGGAAGAAAGCATATATCAACATTCTTCAACTACTTTGTCTTTTGCTTATCATGTGGTGGCCTTATTGCAGTTACTTTTGTTGTTTGGATTGAAGATAATATTGGTTGGAAATGGGGTTTTGGAATTGCTACTATTAGCATGTTTCTCTCTATTCCTGTTTTCTTGGCTGGTTCGACTAGATACAAGAATAAGATCCCTTCTGGAAGCCCTCTTACAACCATTTTGAAG GTTTTGGCTGCTGCAGCAATGAACAAATTCGTCTCCAGAAACTCCAGCAGTGCTGTAGTAAACATGACATCAAGTCCATTAAATCCAAACTCGATCCGAAAACAAGAAGAATCATCATCATCCAAAGAAATCAAGGAAATCAAAGAAACTCAAACTCCATCCACCACACTTAAATTCCTCAACAGCGCAATCGAAAACGAATCAATAAAATGCTCGGTCGAAGAACTCGAAGACGTAAAAATAGTCCTAAAAATCCTCCCAATATTCTGCTGCACAATTGTCCTAAACTGTTGCTTAGCCCAGCTCTCAACATTCTCGGTCGAACAAGCCGCAACAATGAACACAAAAATCGGCTCACTAAAAGTCCCACCCGCCTCATTACCAATCTTCCCAATCATCTTCATAATGATCCTCGCACCGATTTACGACCACATTATAATCCCCTTCGCAAGAAAGTACACAAAATCAGAAATGGGAATAACTCATCTCCAAAGAATCGGATTCGGACTAATCCTATCAATAATCTCAATGGCAGTCGCAGCATTAGTCGAAGTGAAACGAAAACGAGTAGCAACAGATTCAAATCTCTTAGACGATCACACAAAACCAATACCGATATCATTCTTCTGGATCGCTTTTCAGTTTCTGTTCCTCGGTTCAGCCGATCTTTTCACCATGGCTGGTTTGTTGGAGTTTTTCTTCACGGAAGCGCCCGTTAAAATGCGATCATGGGCAACGTCGCTTACTTGGACATCCTTGGCGATAGGTTATTACTTAAGTTCAGTGATTATATCTATAGTTAATAGTGTTACTGGTAATTCCTCTCATAAAGCTTGGTTATCTGGTTCTAACCTTAACCATTATCATTTAGAGAGGTTTTATTGGGTTATGTGTGTGCTTAGTGGGTTGAATTTTCTGCATTACTTGTTTTGGGCTATTAGATATAAGTATAGAGGAACAGGTAACAGTCAGTGA
- the LOC127075215 gene encoding protein NRT1/ PTR FAMILY 4.6 isoform X2, with the protein MMYNGLIILTTQASVTSLQPPTCDPTTECEEVNGAKALMLFAGLYLVALGAGGIKGSLAPHGAEQFDENSVSGRKHISTFFNYFVFCLSCGGLIAVTFVVWIEDNIGWKWGFGIATISMFLSIPVFLAGSTRYKNKIPSGSPLTTILKVLAAAAMNKFVSRNSSSAVVNMTSSPLNPNSIRKQEESSSSKEIKEIKETQTPSTTLKFLNSAIENESIKCSVEELEDVKIVLKILPIFCCTIVLNCCLAQLSTFSVEQAATMNTKIGSLKVPPASLPIFPIIFIMILAPIYDHIIIPFARKYTKSEMGITHLQRIGFGLILSIISMAVAALVEVKRKRVATDSNLLDDHTKPIPISFFWIAFQFLFLGSADLFTMAGLLEFFFTEAPVKMRSWATSLTWTSLAIGYYLSSVIISIVNSVTGNSSHKAWLSGSNLNHYHLERFYWVMCVLSGLNFLHYLFWAIRYKYRGTGNSQ; encoded by the exons ATGATGTATAAT GGACTGATTATACTTACAACACAAGCAAGTGTGACTTCACTTCAGCCACCAACATGTGACCCAACAACAGAATGCGAAGAAGTGAATGGTGCAAAAGCATTAATGCTATTTGCTGGACTATACCTAGTTGCTCTTGGAGCTGGTGGGATTAAGGGATCATTAGCACCACATGGTGCTGAACAATTTGATGAGAACAGTGTATCTGGAAGAAAGCATATATCAACATTCTTCAACTACTTTGTCTTTTGCTTATCATGTGGTGGCCTTATTGCAGTTACTTTTGTTGTTTGGATTGAAGATAATATTGGTTGGAAATGGGGTTTTGGAATTGCTACTATTAGCATGTTTCTCTCTATTCCTGTTTTCTTGGCTGGTTCGACTAGATACAAGAATAAGATCCCTTCTGGAAGCCCTCTTACAACCATTTTGAAG GTTTTGGCTGCTGCAGCAATGAACAAATTCGTCTCCAGAAACTCCAGCAGTGCTGTAGTAAACATGACATCAAGTCCATTAAATCCAAACTCGATCCGAAAACAAGAAGAATCATCATCATCCAAAGAAATCAAGGAAATCAAAGAAACTCAAACTCCATCCACCACACTTAAATTCCTCAACAGCGCAATCGAAAACGAATCAATAAAATGCTCGGTCGAAGAACTCGAAGACGTAAAAATAGTCCTAAAAATCCTCCCAATATTCTGCTGCACAATTGTCCTAAACTGTTGCTTAGCCCAGCTCTCAACATTCTCGGTCGAACAAGCCGCAACAATGAACACAAAAATCGGCTCACTAAAAGTCCCACCCGCCTCATTACCAATCTTCCCAATCATCTTCATAATGATCCTCGCACCGATTTACGACCACATTATAATCCCCTTCGCAAGAAAGTACACAAAATCAGAAATGGGAATAACTCATCTCCAAAGAATCGGATTCGGACTAATCCTATCAATAATCTCAATGGCAGTCGCAGCATTAGTCGAAGTGAAACGAAAACGAGTAGCAACAGATTCAAATCTCTTAGACGATCACACAAAACCAATACCGATATCATTCTTCTGGATCGCTTTTCAGTTTCTGTTCCTCGGTTCAGCCGATCTTTTCACCATGGCTGGTTTGTTGGAGTTTTTCTTCACGGAAGCGCCCGTTAAAATGCGATCATGGGCAACGTCGCTTACTTGGACATCCTTGGCGATAGGTTATTACTTAAGTTCAGTGATTATATCTATAGTTAATAGTGTTACTGGTAATTCCTCTCATAAAGCTTGGTTATCTGGTTCTAACCTTAACCATTATCATTTAGAGAGGTTTTATTGGGTTATGTGTGTGCTTAGTGGGTTGAATTTTCTGCATTACTTGTTTTGGGCTATTAGATATAAGTATAGAGGAACAGGTAACAGTCAGTGA